The proteins below are encoded in one region of Patescibacteria group bacterium:
- the amrS gene encoding AmmeMemoRadiSam system radical SAM enzyme has translation MKEALLYKKLGGSKVQCNACNHRCVILDKKRGICGVRENQNGKLYSLVYGKIIAEHIDPIEKKPLYHFLPGTFSLSFATAGCNFRCLHCQNADISQLGPDRGPDPSQDYGRDKTPEQIVQDALDGKCPSISYTYTEPTVFVEFALDCMKLAHKKGLKNIWVSNGYMTKECLDLVGPYLDAINIDLKGFTEKFYQEICGARLKPVLENLTRLASTSFASQGGKVHLEITTLIISGKNDSEKELKNIAEFIKKELGDEIPWHVSRFFPQYKLSDIPSTPVEKIHQAVEIGKRVGLRYVYPGNV, from the coding sequence ATGAAAGAAGCATTACTTTACAAAAAATTAGGTGGCAGTAAAGTTCAATGCAATGCGTGCAATCACAGATGCGTTATATTGGATAAAAAGCGCGGAATCTGCGGAGTGCGTGAAAATCAAAACGGAAAATTATATAGTTTGGTCTACGGCAAAATAATTGCCGAACATATTGACCCGATTGAGAAAAAGCCCCTGTATCATTTTTTGCCAGGGACTTTTTCTTTGTCTTTTGCCACGGCTGGCTGTAATTTTCGCTGCTTGCATTGCCAAAATGCGGATATATCCCAGCTTGGTCCAGACCGCGGTCCCGATCCAAGTCAGGACTATGGTCGGGACAAAACCCCAGAACAGATTGTTCAAGACGCCTTAGATGGCAAATGCCCGAGCATTTCTTATACTTATACCGAACCAACTGTTTTTGTGGAATTTGCTTTGGATTGCATGAAATTAGCGCATAAAAAGGGATTAAAAAACATCTGGGTTTCTAATGGATATATGACTAAAGAATGTTTGGACTTAGTTGGTCCTTATTTGGATGCAATTAATATTGATTTGAAAGGATTTACAGAAAAATTTTATCAGGAAATTTGTGGAGCGCGGCTTAAGCCGGTTTTAGAAAATTTGACCCGTCTCGCGTCGACGAGCTTCGCGAGTCAAGGCGGGAAAGTCCATTTGGAAATTACAACTCTGATAATTTCTGGCAAGAATGATTCAGAAAAAGAACTAAAAAACATTGCCGAATTTATTAAAAAAGAATTAGGAGATGAAATTCCTTGGCACGTTTCGCGCTTTTTCCCGCAATATAAATTGTCGGATATCCCATCTACGCCAGTTGAAAAAATTCATCAAGCAGTTGAAATCGGCAAAAGGGTTGGTTTAAGATATGTTTATCCGGGAAATGTGTAG
- a CDS encoding glutathione S-transferase N-terminal domain-containing protein produces the protein MVRVFSTPSCPYCVALKGYLKERNIEFQDIDVSQDLEAQKEMIEKSGQYGVPVIDINGEIIIGFNQERIKQLLKL, from the coding sequence ATGGTAAGAGTATTTTCAACTCCGAGCTGCCCATATTGCGTGGCTCTCAAGGGTTATTTAAAAGAACGCAATATAGAATTTCAAGATATTGATGTTTCGCAGGATTTGGAAGCCCAGAAGGAAATGATTGAAAAGTCAGGGCAATACGGGGTGCCTGTCATAGATATTAATGGGGAAATTATTATAGGATTTAATCAAGAACGCATTAAGCAATTATTAAAATTATGA
- a CDS encoding FAD-dependent oxidoreductase encodes MIYDLIIIGGGPAGITAGIYAARKKLKTLLITKEWGGQIVKANEIENWPGTKIISGTELIKQMTEHLKEFEIEIKQDKEVINLDKKGDNFLVRDNELEYEARTVIIATGKIPRMLNVSGEEEFKGKGVSICATCDAPMFKNKDVAVVGGGNSSFSTALDLVKYAKKVYILEFFEEMKGDPTTKEKLANTGKVEFITNVAIKEIKGTKFVDSLVYEDRKTSKDNEIKVQGVFISVGMEAKVGFAEKLVELNKIGEIVIDKNNYTKTPGLFAAGDITDIKYEQIVIACGEGAKAVLAVTDYLEKK; translated from the coding sequence ATGATATACGATTTAATTATTATTGGTGGAGGGCCGGCTGGAATAACTGCCGGGATTTATGCTGCTAGGAAAAAATTAAAAACTCTTTTAATTACCAAGGAATGGGGCGGCCAGATAGTTAAAGCTAATGAAATCGAAAATTGGCCCGGAACGAAAATTATTTCAGGTACAGAGTTGATTAAACAGATGACAGAACATCTTAAAGAATTCGAAATTGAAATAAAACAGGATAAAGAAGTGATTAATCTGGATAAAAAGGGCGACAATTTTTTAGTAAGAGACAATGAACTGGAATATGAAGCGAGAACAGTCATTATTGCTACTGGCAAGATTCCGCGAATGTTAAATGTTTCAGGCGAAGAAGAATTTAAAGGAAAGGGGGTGAGTATTTGCGCAACCTGCGATGCGCCGATGTTTAAAAATAAGGATGTGGCAGTTGTTGGCGGAGGAAATTCCAGCTTTAGCACAGCGTTGGATTTGGTAAAATATGCCAAAAAAGTTTATATCTTGGAATTTTTTGAAGAAATGAAAGGAGACCCGACTACCAAGGAAAAATTAGCCAATACAGGAAAAGTAGAATTTATTACAAATGTAGCAATAAAAGAGATTAAAGGAACAAAATTTGTAGATAGCTTGGTTTATGAGGATAGAAAAACAAGTAAGGATAATGAAATAAAAGTACAAGGAGTATTTATTTCTGTTGGCATGGAAGCAAAGGTTGGGTTTGCTGAAAAATTAGTGGAGTTGAATAAAATAGGGGAGATTGTAATTGATAAAAATAATTATACAAAAACACCGGGATTGTTCGCAGCAGGAGATATTACTGATATTAAATACGAGCAGATTGTAATTGCCTGCGGCGAAGGCGCAAAAGCAGTTTTAGCAGTCACAGATTATTTAGAAAAAAAATAA
- a CDS encoding dCMP deaminase family protein — MKKRPSWDETFMAMAENIADRSACILYQVGAVFAKEKQFLQVGFNGPTRGGDNHCSEIGCAKKVNDVIMPSGSKKCRGAHAEMNGIVNAARNGVGLEGSTVYCTLSPCYDCAKHLVNLGIKRFVYKIKYEEEWPQVSKLFQEKKIKLEKFQRGGKND, encoded by the coding sequence ATGAAAAAAAGACCGAGCTGGGATGAAACTTTTATGGCGATGGCTGAGAATATTGCCGATAGATCGGCATGTATTCTCTATCAGGTTGGCGCAGTTTTTGCCAAGGAGAAACAATTTTTACAAGTAGGATTTAATGGTCCTACCAGAGGGGGAGATAATCATTGTAGTGAAATTGGCTGCGCTAAAAAGGTTAATGATGTGATAATGCCTTCTGGTTCAAAAAAATGTAGGGGAGCTCATGCTGAGATGAATGGCATTGTGAATGCTGCCAGAAATGGAGTGGGTCTTGAAGGTTCAACTGTTTATTGTACTTTGTCTCCTTGTTACGATTGTGCCAAACACCTTGTGAATCTTGGAATTAAGAGATTCGTTTACAAAATCAAATATGAGGAGGAATGGCCGCAAGTCAGTAAACTTTTTCAAGAAAAGAAAATCAAATTGGAAAAATTTCAGAGAGGAGGAAAAAATGATTGA
- the thyX gene encoding FAD-dependent thymidylate synthase, translating to MIDRWKYLRKGLFRSVEPLVELVAISKPVGRFVDLCITETLPGFTARVSHESKGTQDDDLRLNRDLIKKRHHTPLESVCFTFLVSGITKSLQNQWVRHRIGVGWTYRSTRFVPASENNFIYCTYDYVNDEQKVRKLLAIDEEKAKKAIEDYEEKRRLGATKQDSRKIMPVFWNTPCYFYCNVCSLRYFFNLRLAKDAEWEIRRMAKLMFEIVIKEVPSLFEDFIELARKED from the coding sequence ATGATTGACAGATGGAAGTATTTAAGAAAGGGTTTATTCAGGAGTGTAGAACCGTTAGTCGAGTTGGTGGCTATCTCTAAGCCGGTTGGAAGGTTTGTTGATTTGTGCATTACCGAAACCCTGCCTGGTTTTACTGCTCGGGTAAGTCATGAATCCAAAGGAACCCAGGATGATGATCTGCGGTTGAATCGGGATTTGATCAAAAAGAGGCATCATACGCCTTTGGAATCCGTTTGTTTCACGTTTCTTGTTTCCGGCATTACGAAAAGCCTTCAGAACCAATGGGTAAGACATCGCATCGGCGTGGGATGGACGTACCGGAGTACAAGATTTGTCCCGGCTAGCGAGAACAATTTCATCTACTGTACTTACGACTACGTCAATGATGAACAAAAAGTACGGAAACTCCTGGCAATCGACGAAGAAAAAGCGAAGAAAGCAATTGAAGATTACGAAGAAAAACGGAGACTCGGCGCGACCAAGCAAGACAGCAGAAAAATTATGCCAGTTTTCTGGAATACGCCATGCTATTTCTACTGCAATGTCTGTTCTCTGCGATATTTCTTCAATCTGCGCCTTGCCAAAGATGCGGAATGGGAAATCCGCAGAATGGCCAAGTTAATGTTTGAAATCGTCATCAAGGAAGTTCCTTCTCTTTTTGAAGATTTCATTGAATTAGCCAGAAAGGAGGACTGA
- the gatB gene encoding Asp-tRNA(Asn)/Glu-tRNA(Gln) amidotransferase subunit GatB, with the protein MNKYEPTIGLEIHVELKTKTKMFCSCLNDPLEKEANKNICPICTAQPGSLPVINEEAIYSVIKAGLALNCKIAEKTWFERKNYFYPDLPKGYQITQFEAPLCFKGELNNIKIRRIHLEEDTGRLMHDKGDLPAGRQGYSLVDYNRAGMPLMELVTEPDIHSAEQTKNFAQELQLILRYLGISDADMEKGQMRVEANISLNMGTKVEVKNLNSFKSVEKAIEYEIIRQQRILEKDDLPAGRQGKVEHETRGWNDAKQETFSQRIKETSDDYRYFPEPDLPPLDIKAELIKKLQAEIPELPQARRKRFKREYKLPEKSAEVLVNFKYLADFFEHAVSELNAWLKSGKIKTDINRLIILSSNYIITEFPKFVSTSREIKITAENFAELIYLTFIGEVSSSGTQEVLKEMFRTGADPSQIIESKNLKQLSKEGDLDKIAEKIIKNNPQPVEDYKQGKETVLQFLVGQAMRETKGKANPEIVAKILRDILTK; encoded by the coding sequence ATGAATAAGTATGAACCTACAATTGGGCTGGAGATTCACGTTGAATTAAAAACAAAGACAAAAATGTTTTGTTCTTGTTTGAACGACCCTCTGGAAAAAGAAGCAAATAAAAATATTTGTCCGATTTGTACTGCTCAGCCAGGGAGTTTGCCTGTTATTAACGAAGAAGCAATTTACAGTGTAATAAAAGCAGGATTGGCTTTAAACTGCAAAATTGCAGAGAAAACTTGGTTTGAAAGAAAGAATTATTTTTACCCTGATTTGCCAAAAGGTTATCAGATTACGCAATTTGAAGCTCCTTTATGTTTTAAGGGAGAATTGAATAATATTAAAATCAGGAGAATACATTTGGAAGAAGATACTGGAAGATTAATGCATGACAAAGGCGATCTACCTGCCGGTAGGCAGGGATATTCTTTAGTTGATTATAATCGCGCTGGCATGCCTTTAATGGAACTAGTTACAGAGCCGGACATCCATTCTGCTGAACAGACAAAGAATTTTGCCCAAGAATTGCAATTAATTTTAAGATATCTGGGAATTTCCGATGCTGATATGGAAAAGGGACAGATGCGCGTGGAAGCAAATATAAGTTTAAATATGGGCACAAAAGTTGAAGTGAAAAACCTTAATTCATTCAAGAGCGTTGAAAAAGCAATTGAATACGAGATTATCAGGCAGCAAAGGATTTTGGAAAAAGACGACCTGCCTGCCGGTAGGCAAGGTAAGGTAGAACATGAAACAAGAGGATGGAATGACGCGAAGCAGGAAACATTCTCCCAGAGAATAAAGGAAACATCTGATGATTATCGTTATTTCCCAGAGCCGGATTTGCCGCCACTAGACATTAAAGCTGAATTGATTAAGAAATTGCAGGCAGAAATTCCTGAGTTGCCGCAAGCAAGAAGGAAAAGATTTAAAAGAGAGTATAAATTACCAGAAAAAAGCGCAGAAGTATTGGTGAATTTTAAATATTTGGCTGATTTTTTCGAGCACGCAGTAAGCGAGCTTAATGCTTGGCTAAAGTCGGGCAAGATTAAAACCGATATCAATAGATTGATAATTTTAAGCTCCAATTATATTATTACTGAGTTTCCAAAATTTGTTTCTACAAGTCGGGAGATTAAAATAACTGCGGAAAATTTTGCAGAATTGATTTATTTGACTTTTATCGGCGAGGTTTCCTCAAGCGGGACGCAGGAAGTTTTAAAAGAAATGTTTAGAACTGGCGCAGACCCTTCGCAAATTATTGAATCTAAAAACCTGAAGCAATTAAGCAAAGAAGGGGACTTGGATAAGATTGCGGAGAAAATAATAAAAAACAATCCCCAGCCAGTTGAGGATTACAAGCAAGGAAAGGAAACCGTATTGCAGTTTTTAGTTGGTCAGGCAATGCGCGAGACCAAAGGCAAAGCCAATCCCGAGATAGTTGCCAAGATATTGCGGGATATATTGACAAAATGA